One window of Sardina pilchardus chromosome 2, fSarPil1.1, whole genome shotgun sequence genomic DNA carries:
- the tmem68 gene encoding transmembrane protein 68 produces MSNGNESCMLGNGSSGFISCLILLWDEWVGVGHLEDYLSYLEYLLWVFTPLAIVFILPFLIVILLYLNILFLHVYKHKNQLREAYSNNLWDGARKTLATLWDGHGAIWHGYEIHGLEKIPDEGPALIVYYHGAIPIDYYYFLANVIIKKGRTCHSVADHFLFKVPGFKLLLEVFSVIHGPQEECVKALRSGHLLGISPGGVREALFSDETYPLIWGKRKGFAQVAIDSQVPVIPMFTQNVREGFRSLGTLKFFRWLYERFRLLAPVYGGFPVKFRTFLGDPIPYDPKLSAAELAEKVQEAVQALIDQHQKIPGNVLRALLERFHRRPKEA; encoded by the exons ATGTCCAATGGGAACGAGTCCTGCATGTTAGGGAATGGCTCCTCCGGCTTCATCTCATGCTTGATTCTGCTCTGGGATGAGTGGGTCGGTGTGGGACACCTGGAGGACTACCTCAGCTACCTGGAGTACCTGCTGTGGGTGTTCACGCCCCTGGCCATCGTCTTCATCCTACCCTTCCTCATCGTGATCCTGCTCTATCTCAACATACTCTTCCTGCATGTGTACAAGCACAAGAACCAGCTCCGGGAGGCCTATTCCAACAACCTGTGGGATGGCGCAAGGAAAACCTTGGCAACTCTCTGGGATGGCCACGGAGCCATATGGCATg GTTATGAGATCCATGGGTTAGAGAAGATCCCAGATGAAGGACCTGCCCTTATAGTCTACTATCATGGGGCTATTCCCATTGATTATTACTACTTCCTGGCAAATGTCATCATTAAGAAGGGACGCACCTGTCATTCCGTGGCAGATCACTTCCTGTTCAAGGTTCCTg gcttcaagctgctgctggaggtgttCAGTGTGATCCATGGGCcgcaggaggagtgtgtgaaggCCCTGCGCAGTGGCCACCTGCTGGGCATCTCTCCAGGCGGCGTGAGAGAGGCGCTCTTCAGCGACGAGACCTACCCGCTGATCTGGGGCAAGCGCAAGGGCTTCGCTCAAGTGGCCATCGACTCCCAAGTG CCAGTAATTCCTATGTTTACGCAGAATGTTCGAGAAGGATTTCGCTCTCTTGGAACGTTAA AATTTTTCAGATGGTTGTATGAAAGATTTCGCCTCCTGGCTCCTGTGTACGGAGGTTTCCCGGTCAAATTCCGTACTTTCCTAGGTGATCCCATTCCATACGATCCCAAACTTAGCGCGGCAGAATTGGCAGAAAAG GTGCAGGAAGCTGTCCAAGCACTTATAGATCAACACCAAAAAATCCCAGGTAATGTCCTTCGAGCTCTTCTGGAGCGTTTTCACAGACGACCGAAAGAAGCCTAG